Proteins co-encoded in one Streptomyces roseochromogenus subsp. oscitans DS 12.976 genomic window:
- a CDS encoding terminase large subunit domain-containing protein, with the protein MDRSPGAMAAVLTDGREMQAPHLGLIDAAFEQVAAGKPTRLLLTMPPRHGKSRRAARWAPLWYLRRRPEHRVMIASYSSDLADDHGRWIRDAILTYGPQLGINLRPGSSAANRFDLVGTEGGAVMAGVGGGLTGKGAHLAVVDDPIKDAAEASSPTMRKRLWEWWQAVLLTRIEPGGSVILIQTRWDEDDLAGRVLAEEGDRWTVIDLPALALSEDDALGRTVGAPLWPERYDADALAEIRRSVGERVWWSLYMQQPRPQDGGVWQWPWITNNRISAGQFRGIDLTRIVVAVDPAGGESAVGDETGIVAAASDRDGHLYVLDDRSGNRGAGDWGRETCLLAIELRADAIVVESNYGGDMSRQILYQAWQELQGEKRTENLLMPAVVSVTAKHGKRLRAEPIAQLYEQGRVHHVGEWPVLEQQMVTWVAGMDSPDRMDAAVHSLTELASPRLAEQAPSAYRDQRLTRRR; encoded by the coding sequence ATGGACCGCTCTCCCGGCGCGATGGCGGCGGTCCTCACTGACGGACGGGAGATGCAGGCCCCGCACCTGGGGCTGATCGATGCCGCGTTTGAGCAGGTCGCTGCCGGCAAGCCGACGAGGCTGCTGCTGACGATGCCGCCCCGGCACGGCAAGAGCCGCCGCGCCGCCAGGTGGGCGCCCCTCTGGTACCTGCGCCGCCGCCCGGAGCACCGGGTGATGATCGCCTCCTACTCCTCCGATCTCGCCGACGACCACGGCCGGTGGATCAGGGACGCGATCCTCACCTACGGCCCACAGCTCGGCATCAACCTGCGACCCGGCTCATCCGCCGCGAACCGGTTCGACCTCGTCGGTACAGAGGGCGGCGCGGTCATGGCCGGCGTCGGCGGTGGCCTCACCGGTAAGGGCGCCCACCTGGCCGTTGTCGACGACCCCATCAAGGATGCCGCGGAGGCCTCCTCGCCCACGATGCGGAAGCGGCTGTGGGAGTGGTGGCAGGCCGTCCTGCTGACGCGTATCGAGCCCGGCGGCTCAGTGATCCTCATCCAGACCCGCTGGGACGAGGACGACCTCGCCGGACGGGTCCTCGCCGAGGAAGGCGACCGGTGGACGGTCATCGACCTGCCCGCCCTGGCCCTGTCCGAGGACGACGCTCTCGGCCGCACTGTGGGCGCGCCGCTGTGGCCCGAGCGGTACGACGCCGATGCACTCGCTGAGATCCGCCGCTCGGTTGGCGAACGCGTCTGGTGGAGCCTGTACATGCAGCAGCCGCGCCCGCAGGACGGCGGTGTGTGGCAGTGGCCGTGGATCACCAACAACCGCATCAGCGCCGGGCAGTTCCGCGGCATCGATCTCACGCGCATTGTGGTCGCTGTCGACCCGGCCGGCGGCGAGTCCGCGGTCGGTGACGAGACCGGCATCGTGGCCGCAGCCTCGGATCGTGACGGTCATCTGTACGTCCTCGACGACCGGTCCGGCAACCGTGGGGCCGGTGACTGGGGGCGGGAGACGTGCCTGCTGGCGATCGAACTGCGCGCGGATGCGATCGTGGTGGAAAGCAACTACGGCGGCGACATGTCCCGTCAGATCCTCTATCAAGCCTGGCAGGAGCTCCAGGGCGAGAAACGCACAGAGAACCTCCTGATGCCCGCTGTTGTGTCGGTCACGGCGAAGCATGGCAAGAGATTGCGGGCGGAGCCGATCGCACAGCTCTACGAGCAGGGCCGCGTCCACCATGTCGGCGAATGGCCAGTGCTGGAGCAGCAGATGGTGACCTGGGTAGCCGGCATGGACAGTCCGGACCGCATGGACGCGGCGGTGCACTCCCTCACCGAGCTCGCCAGCCCACGACTGGCCGAGCAGGCCCCGTCCGCATACCGGGACCAGAGGCTCACCCGTCGCAGGTAG
- the metG gene encoding methionine--tRNA ligase: MTAPRHYITTTIPYVNARPHLGFALELVQADTLARHHRRRGDHVRLLSGTDDNSLKNVLAAEAEGIDVQSLVDRNAEAFAALRGPLTLSLDDFIRTSRDPRHRIGVERLWRRCAEAGDLYRKHYEGLYCVGCEQFYTEAELVDGRCAEHSTEPHLVAEENWFFRLSRHAARLHELIADGTLRIEPAARRNEVLALIASGLHDFSVSRSHTRARGWGIPVPDDPTQVVYVWWDALGNYVTSLGYGTDDPTYEQWWVTSERRTHLVGKGVVRFHAVYWPAMLLSAGLPLPTDILVHDYLTVGGRKISKSGGTTVDPVALTEAYGTDAVRWWLLREVPRVGDADFTPDRLIARADADFAGGLGNLVHRIVTMVHRYRSGAVPVLGDDRFAVTPLLDVCEKAPSQIDAALADFDFRRATGVAWGIVEAANRCIDATRPWELARAERQGNGDAAERLDAVLAALVRACRVLAEELRPFIPDAAALIADQVTSVDGSLPPAAPLFRRLQQATQHA; the protein is encoded by the coding sequence ATGACTGCACCTCGCCACTACATCACCACAACGATCCCGTACGTCAACGCCCGCCCGCACCTGGGCTTCGCCCTGGAACTCGTCCAGGCGGACACGCTGGCCCGCCACCACCGTCGGCGCGGCGATCACGTCCGTCTGCTGAGCGGCACCGACGACAACTCCCTCAAGAACGTGCTGGCCGCCGAAGCCGAGGGCATCGACGTACAGTCGCTGGTCGACCGCAACGCCGAGGCGTTCGCCGCCCTGCGCGGCCCGCTGACGCTGTCGCTCGACGACTTCATCCGCACCAGCCGCGACCCGCGCCACCGCATCGGCGTCGAGCGCCTGTGGCGCCGGTGCGCCGAGGCGGGCGACCTCTACCGCAAGCACTATGAGGGCCTGTACTGCGTCGGCTGCGAGCAGTTCTACACCGAGGCTGAACTGGTCGACGGGCGCTGCGCCGAGCACAGCACCGAGCCGCATCTCGTGGCGGAGGAGAACTGGTTCTTCCGCCTGTCCCGCCACGCCGCCCGACTGCACGAGTTGATCGCCGACGGCACCCTGCGCATCGAACCCGCCGCCCGCCGCAACGAGGTCCTCGCCCTGATCGCCAGCGGCCTGCACGACTTCTCCGTCTCCCGCTCCCACACCCGCGCCCGCGGCTGGGGCATCCCCGTGCCCGACGACCCCACTCAGGTCGTCTACGTGTGGTGGGACGCGCTGGGCAACTACGTCACCAGCCTCGGCTACGGCACCGACGACCCCACCTACGAGCAGTGGTGGGTAACCAGCGAGCGCCGCACCCACCTGGTCGGCAAGGGCGTGGTCCGCTTCCACGCCGTGTACTGGCCGGCGATGCTGCTGTCGGCCGGGCTGCCACTGCCCACCGACATCCTGGTCCACGACTACCTCACCGTCGGCGGCCGCAAGATCAGCAAGTCCGGCGGGACCACCGTCGACCCGGTCGCCCTGACCGAGGCGTACGGCACTGACGCGGTGCGCTGGTGGCTGCTGCGCGAGGTTCCCCGGGTCGGGGACGCCGACTTCACGCCCGACCGGCTGATCGCCCGGGCCGACGCGGACTTCGCCGGAGGGCTGGGCAACCTCGTGCATCGCATCGTGACGATGGTCCACCGCTACCGCAGCGGGGCAGTGCCCGTACTCGGTGACGACCGATTCGCCGTGACGCCGCTGCTGGACGTGTGCGAGAAGGCTCCCAGCCAGATCGATGCGGCGCTGGCGGACTTCGACTTCCGTCGCGCCACGGGCGTCGCCTGGGGCATCGTAGAGGCGGCCAACCGCTGCATCGACGCCACCCGGCCCTGGGAACTGGCCCGAGCGGAACGGCAGGGCAACGGCGACGCGGCCGAACGCCTCGACGCGGTCCTCGCCGCGCTGGTCAGAGCGTGCCGGGTCCTGGCCGAGGAGCTGCGGCCCTTCATCCCCGACGCCGCAGCCCTCATCGCGGATCAGGTGACATCCGTCGACGGCAGCCTGCCGCCCGCAGCACCCCTCTTCCGCCGCCTCCAGCAGGCGACGCAGCACGCCTGA
- a CDS encoding ParB N-terminal domain-containing protein codes for MSLDVRFDPAYPLSKLRPADYNPRRLSEESFTRLQASLRRHGVVKPVILNADGTLVAGHQRTKGLKAIGQTTTPAMILPQKVRLQDEIKFNLLHNRVETESSVVYAEPGPIGQWCWIPWQTIQVEDSKNLPFQQAIGFMTAAHGPWGSVVIDDQGRIVLNAEYAAVAKSQRFDVLAWTVASFDAGQLVEDLTGEYGVYDWSGLEEQAPVWNQHIVQPNRLREHSSKAKADKVRYKSEVWERLVLPSLTTSHRVVDFGAGHGDYAQHLRSKGYKIHDYEPYRTLKGKYAVDIRAVVGQLRSIERELRKNGLYEVVVLDSVINATTSLDYQHWVLVTVNALCAADGRVCIGTRNLERELAYENSEHSISRDSTRLSFLDSENVDMRFVRGKWQRIRYHTPESLRGLLSRYFEEVEISDTSRATVKAVCGRPLALPTEEYERAFSEEFNMPYPNDFRHNKHEGISEILIELIKERNSHLEE; via the coding sequence ATGAGCCTCGACGTCCGCTTCGACCCCGCGTACCCGCTGAGCAAGCTCAGGCCTGCGGACTACAACCCGCGACGGCTGTCGGAGGAGTCCTTCACCCGGCTCCAGGCGTCGCTGCGCCGCCACGGTGTGGTCAAGCCAGTCATCCTGAACGCCGACGGCACCCTGGTCGCGGGCCACCAGAGGACCAAGGGCCTGAAGGCCATCGGGCAGACGACGACCCCGGCAATGATCCTCCCGCAGAAGGTCCGCCTCCAGGACGAGATCAAGTTCAACCTCCTCCACAACCGAGTCGAAACCGAATCGTCCGTCGTGTACGCGGAGCCCGGGCCCATCGGCCAGTGGTGCTGGATCCCGTGGCAGACCATCCAGGTCGAGGATTCCAAGAACCTTCCCTTCCAGCAGGCGATCGGCTTCATGACCGCCGCGCACGGCCCCTGGGGCTCCGTGGTGATCGACGACCAGGGCCGCATCGTGCTGAACGCCGAGTACGCGGCTGTCGCCAAGTCCCAACGCTTCGACGTCCTCGCCTGGACCGTCGCCTCCTTCGACGCCGGCCAGCTCGTGGAGGATCTCACCGGCGAGTACGGCGTGTACGACTGGTCCGGCCTCGAAGAGCAGGCACCGGTGTGGAATCAGCACATCGTCCAGCCCAACCGTCTGCGCGAGCACTCCTCGAAGGCGAAGGCGGACAAGGTCCGCTACAAATCCGAGGTCTGGGAGCGTCTCGTGCTGCCCTCGCTGACCACATCCCACCGAGTAGTGGACTTCGGCGCCGGCCACGGTGACTACGCCCAGCACCTGCGCTCCAAGGGCTACAAGATCCACGACTACGAGCCGTACCGCACCCTGAAGGGGAAGTACGCCGTGGACATCCGCGCAGTCGTCGGCCAACTCCGCTCCATCGAGAGGGAACTGCGCAAGAACGGCCTGTATGAGGTCGTGGTCCTGGACTCCGTCATCAACGCCACGACCAGCCTCGATTACCAGCACTGGGTGCTGGTCACCGTGAACGCGCTGTGCGCTGCGGACGGGCGTGTGTGCATCGGCACCCGGAATCTGGAGCGCGAGTTGGCGTACGAGAACTCCGAGCACTCCATCAGCCGTGACTCCACACGTCTGTCGTTTCTCGACAGCGAGAACGTGGACATGCGGTTTGTGCGCGGCAAGTGGCAGCGGATCCGCTACCACACGCCGGAGTCCCTCCGCGGGCTGCTGTCACGCTATTTCGAGGAGGTGGAGATCAGCGACACCTCACGGGCCACGGTCAAGGCCGTGTGCGGGCGCCCCTTGGCGTTGCCCACCGAAGAATACGAAAGGGCTTTCTCGGAAGAATTCAACATGCCCTACCCTAACGACTTTCGACACAACAAGCACGAGGGTATTTCAGAAATCCTGATAGAATTGATCAAGGAGAGGAATTCACATCTAGAGGAGTAG
- a CDS encoding ParB/RepB/Spo0J family partition protein, giving the protein MSTAATRIPASLANLAVPIGKLNLYHRNPRTGDLDAICESLSVNGQYRPIVVNRGTMTGRPNEILAGNHTFKAAQQLGWTDIAVTWLDVDDDAAAKIVIVDNRTSDLAGYDSVLLADILTELPDLQGTGYDQDQLDQLLDETALPTPIELPTDGADTGAAATVDYLQWGYLQWSTTRVRITQAEVELLDALYKEFVGEHDTDMGFGWHVLNDEHRAEKGAAA; this is encoded by the coding sequence GTGTCCACTGCCGCAACCCGCATCCCCGCCTCCCTCGCGAATCTGGCCGTCCCGATCGGCAAGCTCAACCTGTACCACCGCAACCCGCGGACGGGTGATCTCGACGCCATCTGCGAATCCCTGTCCGTCAACGGGCAGTACCGGCCGATCGTCGTCAACCGCGGAACCATGACCGGCCGCCCGAACGAGATCCTCGCCGGCAACCACACGTTCAAGGCCGCCCAGCAGCTCGGCTGGACTGACATCGCTGTCACCTGGCTCGACGTCGACGACGACGCAGCGGCCAAGATCGTCATCGTCGACAACCGCACCAGCGACCTGGCTGGCTACGACAGCGTGCTCCTCGCGGACATCCTCACCGAGCTCCCCGACCTTCAGGGCACCGGCTACGACCAGGACCAGCTCGACCAGCTCCTTGACGAGACGGCGCTGCCGACGCCCATCGAGTTGCCCACCGACGGCGCTGACACGGGTGCCGCGGCGACGGTGGACTACCTCCAGTGGGGCTACTTGCAGTGGTCCACCACCCGCGTGCGGATCACGCAGGCTGAGGTCGAGCTGCTCGACGCGTTGTACAAGGAGTTCGTCGGCGAGCACGACACCGACATGGGCTTCGGCTGGCACGTCCTCAACGACGAGCATCGTGCCGAAAAAGGGGCTGCGGCATGA
- a CDS encoding DUF6417 family protein: MTETLGLSRHSVEQLVATGLAEWADPSERAELSAYAGRPVVWAARPSSEGLDILLYTEARTRPPSQQPPSPEPEPGRKEVGLLPSEMTMLRLFLSLGGSLQHPPATGLDEAVRKAQFRKESNRWLLHVTEAQIASIAYAFYLEGHRGHVTAANRFSRNYGITYRPGTGTPASTEPATAQSAVRTH, translated from the coding sequence GTGACCGAGACCCTGGGGCTGAGCCGCCACAGCGTCGAGCAGCTCGTGGCCACCGGTCTGGCCGAGTGGGCGGACCCCAGTGAGCGGGCCGAGTTGTCCGCATACGCAGGGAGGCCCGTCGTCTGGGCAGCCCGGCCAAGCAGCGAAGGCCTCGATATCCTGCTGTATACCGAGGCACGGACGCGTCCACCGTCACAGCAGCCACCCTCGCCAGAACCCGAGCCCGGTCGCAAGGAAGTCGGCCTACTTCCTTCCGAGATGACGATGTTGCGTCTCTTCCTCTCGCTCGGCGGCAGCCTTCAGCATCCCCCAGCCACAGGGCTAGACGAAGCCGTCCGGAAGGCCCAATTCCGCAAGGAGTCCAATCGCTGGCTTCTACACGTAACCGAAGCACAGATTGCCTCCATCGCGTACGCCTTCTACCTGGAGGGGCACAGAGGCCACGTCACTGCGGCCAACCGCTTTAGCCGCAACTACGGCATCACCTACCGCCCAGGCACGGGCACACCCGCCTCCACCGAACCCGCAACAGCACAGTCGGCGGTGCGGACGCACTGA